The Lipingzhangella halophila genome segment CCGCCGTGGCGCGCCCGGTCGGTCGCCTCCCCGAGACGCTGCTCGAACAGGCGGTCGGCCACGGCCGCCGCACCGTTGTTGTTGAACCCCATGCGGTTGACGATGGCGCGGTCGGCCACCAGGCGGAACATCCGCGGCCGCGGGTTGCCGCCCTGCGGGTGGGCGGTCACGGTTCCCACCTCAACGAAGCCGAAGCCGAGCGCGGTGAGCCCGGAGACGCCCTCGGCGTTCTTGTCGAACCCCGCCGCCAGGCCGAGCGGCCCCGGAAACGCGCGCCCGAACGCGCGCACGGTGAGCTCCGGCTCGCGCGGGCCGAGCAGCCGGTTCAGCACATCGCCGGCGCCGGGCACCGCCGTGAGCCCGCGCAGCGCGGCGAAGCTCAGTTTGTGGGCGGTCTCGGCGTCGGCGTGCCGCAGCACAGCGTGGAAGAGCAACCGGTAGAGCATGGTCAGGCGTCACCGCCGCCCTCGCGCTCGGCGAGGTAGCGCTCCAGCTCGGCGCCGAGCTCGTCGGCCGTGGGCAGCCCCGACTCGTTCCCGGCCAGCAGGGGCTCGGTCCCGTCGTTGGACTGGCGCGCCGACATGATGTCGTCGTACTGCCGTTCCAGGTTGGCCACAACGCGCTGGACCTCTTCGGAGTCGGCGACCTGCTCCTCGATCTCGGCGTCGGCGCTCTCGGCGTTCTCCTCCAGCTTGCCCGTGGGCAGCGCCAGCCCGGTGGCGCCGTTCACGTACTCCAGCGCCGCGATCGCGGCACGCGGGTACTCCGACTGGGCCAGATAGGACGGCACGTGCACGGCGTACCCGATGAAGTCGTGCCCGGAATCCCCCATGCGGAACTCCAGGAGGGACACGGCGCTCGCGGGGACCTGGATCCGGCCGATCCACGGCACATGCCCGGCGACCAGGTCGGGGCGTGTCGCGTGCGGGGTCACGGTACTGGGGCGGGTGTGCGGGACGGCCATGGGGATGCCGTGCAGGCTCACGGTGAGGCTCACCGAGAGACGCCGCACCAGGTCGCGTACAGCGTCGGCGAACGCCTCCCACTCGCGGTCGGGCTCGGGACCGTGCAGCAGCAGGAACGGTGTGCCTTCGGTGTCGTGCATCAGGTACAGGACAAGCTTGGGCGCCTCGTACTCGGTCCAGGTGTTCTCGACGAACGTCATCACCGGACGCCGGGCCCGGTAGTCGACCAGCCGGTCGACGTCGAAGGTCGCGACCTCCTCGGCGTCGAACGCGTCGAAAAGCGCTTCCGCGGCCTGCTTGCCGACCGACCCGGCGTCGACGAACCCGTCGAGTACAACCAGCATTACCGGTTTGGCGAGCTCGTAGCCGGGACGGAGTTCGTAGAGGTCTGCGGGATCACGCACCTTGACGGGTCTCCATTCTCGCAGGGTCGCTCAGGTGGACGCGCGGCCACGACACGGGGCACACCACCACGCGGGCTTGTGCCGGACCGCGCAGTGCGACCCGGCGGGACACGCGCGGCAGTACCGGACCACCGGTTGAGGGTAGACGATCTTTCAACGACATATCCGTTACACGGCAACGCCGGCCCACCGTGCGCTGTTCCCCATATTCACCCTAAGATCAGCGCAATGCGCGCACCCGCAGCGTGCGCAGCCGGTTCAACGCGGCGGCGATCTCGAATCTCCTCGGGAGGGCGTAGTCGCCCGCGAACCCGCTTCCCAGCGCGTTCACCCCCTCCCGGGCCAGGCGGTCGTCCAAGGCGTCCAGCGCTTCGGCGACAGTGCGGTCATCGCCGAGGAGACCGTCCTCGGAGAGCATCCGCAGGGCCAGGCCGACACCCACGATCTGGCCCGGATCGACCAGTTGGGCGAGGTGCCGGACGTCGATGTCGCTCTCACCGAAGGTGAGGACGTCCATGTCGCGCCGCTTGATCTTGCTCCGGCCGCGCGCGTTGGCGTTCACCGAGCGCTGGTCGACGATCCGGTGGGCCGGCGCGTGGTACGTGGCGTCGGTGCGCTCCGCGGCCAGCGCACGCGCGCGCTCGGTGACGTCGTAGGGCCGGTAGCCGTCGAGCATCACGACGTTGTCGGCGACGTCGAAGTAGTCGCCGCTGCCGCCCATGACGAGCACCGTCGAGACCCCGTGGTGCCGGTGCAGCGGCCGCACCAGGTCAACAAAGGGGATCAGCGGCTCCCGGTCGCCGTGCACCAGGGCCTGCATCCGGGTGTCGCGGATCATCAGGTTGGTGGCGGTGGTGTCCTCGTCCACCAGCAGGGTGGTCGACCCCGCCTCCAGCGACTCGCTGATGTTCGCCGCCTGGGAGGTGGAGCCGGAAGCGTTGTCGCTGCGGAAGTCGCCGGTGTCGGAGCCGGTGGGGAGGTTCCGCACGAACGCGCTCACATCGGTGCGCTCCACTCTGCGCCCCTCCTCGGCGCGGATCTTCACGGCGTCGGGGCGGGTGGCGACGAGCTCGCGGCCGTCGCCCGGCACGTGGTCGTAGACGCCTCGCTCCAGCGCGTGCAGCAGCGTGGACTTGCCGTGGAACCCGCCGCCGACGATGAGCGTGATCCCTTCGGGGATCCCCAGGCCGCTGACCTCGCCGCGGTGCGGCAGCTTGACGGTCACCCGCAGCGTCTCGGGCGCGGTGAACGGGACGACCGCGGAACCGTCCATCGGGCGGTCGCTGACGCCGCTGTAGCGCGGCAGCACCGAGCCGTCCGCCACGAACGCCACGAGGCCCCGCGAAGGCAGCTCCGCGCGCAACGCTACGGTGTCCTCGACGGTGTCGGCGAACGCGACGGCGTCCTCCTGGTCGAGTTCCTCCCACCGCAGTGCGTCGACCATGGCGGGCAGCCGCTCACACAGCTCGGACTCGGCGCCGCGCGCGTCGATCCGGCGGCCGTGCCCCGGTAGCTCGATCCCCAGCCGCAGCAGGAGATCTCCGCGGTCGATCCGGCCGGAGGCGCGTTCGATGACCTCCTGCCCACCGGAGTCGATCCGCAGCCGCGCACCCTTGAGCACCCGGTACGCGCGGCGGACGAGGTAGTCGGCGGTGGCGCGGCGGCGCACCGGTGAGCGCCAGGCGTGCTCCGGCATCGCGGCCACGGCCGCCGGAACCCGCACCGAGATCCGCGACGGCGGCGCGAACGGGTCGGACTGCACCCGGTCGATACTCAGCGTGAAGTCGCCGAAGTCCCACTCGCCCTTGAGCGATTTGTACCGTCCGTACGACGACCCGGACATGCGCCGCAGCTCCGCGCTGAGGCGGGCGGCGTCGCGCGTGCCGCGGATCTCGGGCTCGTCGGGCCGCCCGCGGCGCTGCTGGTCCGGGCGCCCTCCGTTCCGGCGGTCGCCGCCGCCGTACCGACCGGACATGGGGTGACTCCTCCTCGAACGTCGTGCTCTCGGCTGGGTGGTGGGCCAACGCGCGGCCACATCTTCGTACGGTAACGCGGCCGCGCGGCCGCGCGCCCGGTACCGCCAATCGCCCTCGGTGCCCCACTGCCCACACGGGCCCAGTTCATGGCCCGCCCACCGTACGTCCCCGCCGGGGACGGCAGCACGCCGCGCCGGCGGGCCGCGGCTCCCGCCGGGCGGTCCCGCTCGTTCAGGGAGCGTGCAGCCGCAGCAGAGCGTGTTCCGCCCAGTCGGGCTCGGTGCCCAAAAGGGAGGTTCCGATCATGGTGGCGAAGGCCAGCGGCACTGTCCACGCGGCGGGCTGCGCGAGCAGCAACATGAACAGGCCGGAGTCCAGACTGGTCACGGTGGACACGGCGACCGCTCCCGTCGAGGAGGCGGCACCGATCACCAGGCCGGCCGCGGCGCCGGCGAGGGTCAGCCGGCGCCACCAGATCCCGAGGACCAGCAACGGGCAGAACGTCGACGCGGCCACCGCGAACGCCCAGCCGACGAGGACGTTGATGTCGACTTGGAAGGCCGGCAGGGCGACCAGTACCGCCACGGTCGTGCCCACCCCCACTGCCACCCGCAGGCGCGGCACGCTTCCGCTGAACAGGTCGTGCGAGAGCCCGCCGGCCAGGGCGAGCAGCAGCCCCGACGATGTGGACAGGAACGCGCCGAACGCGCCGGCGGCGACGAGCGCGGTGAGAACCGTGCCGGGGGCTCCCGGGGCGACCTGCGAGGGGAGCAGCACGGTGACAGAGTCGGTCGCGTCATTGAGGACCAGCCGCGGCGTGAGGACCCGCCCCAGCAACCCGTAGATCGCGGGGAACAGGTAGAACACCCCGAGCAGCGCGATGACGCCGGCGGCGACCCGGCGGGCCGTGCGCGCCGTGGGGCTGGTGTGGAACCGCATGAGAACGTGTGGGAGCCCCATAGCACCCAGCGAGAGCGCGAGAAGGGTGGACCAGGTGCTGAGAAGGGGGTAGCCGGCCTCCTCAATGTCGAGCAGGGGCCGGCTCCATTGCTCACCGCCGAGCTGCGGGACACCGGCCGGCTCGGGAACGCGCGCGCCCGCGGGAAACGTCAGCTCCTCCCCGGCCGCGATGTCGTGCGTCTCAGCGCCAAGGCGCTCGGTCTGTGCCGGCTCCCCCTCCCCCGGCGCCCTCTCGACCGTGGTCGGCTCCGCGACCTCCAGGCGGGTGTCAACGGTGAACTCCACGGTGGTCCGCGCGCCGAACTCGGTCACCCGGTCCGGTTCGAGGGCCTCGGCGCGCACGTCGGCCCCGGCGTGCACCATCAAGTAGACCGCGGGCACCGCGAGGAACGCGAGCTTGATTATGTAGTGGAACCCCTGGACGTAGGTGGCCGAGCGCATTCCGCCGGCCGCGATCGACCCGCTCACCACCATGCCGGCGAGGACCACCCCGACCCAGTAGGGCGTCCCGCTCACCAGGTTGAGCACCAGCCCCGCGGCCTTGAACTGCGGAACGAGGTACAGCAGCATGATCAGCAGGACAATGCACCCGGAGAGCTTGCGCAGCCGCGGCGAGCCCAGCCGGTACTCGGCGAAGTCGGGGACGGTGAACGCGCCCGAGCGCCGCATCGGGCCGGCGACCAGGGCCACCACCGCGACGTAGCCGGCGGTGAAACCCACCGCGTACCACAGCGTTCCCAGTCCGTTCTTCAGCACCAGGCCGGCGAGCCCGAGCACGGACGCCGCCGAAAGGTACTCCCCCGCGATCGCCATCGCGTTCCAGCCCGGCGAGACCTTGCGCGAGGCGATCAGGAAGTCCGACGTGCTGCGGGCCGCCCGCACCCCGTAGATCCCGATGACCAGGCTCGCCGCGAGCACGAATCCGATCGCGACGAAGCTTGTCATCCGCTGCCCCGCCGCTCGTTCGCCGGAGGCCCTCCGTGCCCCTGCTCCGCGCGTTCGGCCCGGAGCACGTGCAGCACCGCCAGGGTGAGCAGCAGCGGATAGGCCACCGCGCCGGCCAGCAGCCACGAGAGCGGCACGCCCGCGACGCCCACGTGGTCCAGCTCGGGAAGCGCGGCCACCAGGCCGCTCATGCCGAACACCACGAGGGCGAGCCCGGCCATGGTCGCCAGGGCGATCCTGCGCTGCCGCCGGAACGCCGCGCGCGCACCGGCGACGTCGGCGGGCGCCGGAAGCGGGAGCAGGTGCTGGCCCGGGCGGTGCCGGCGGGCGAGGGCGATGCGGGTCTGCGGGCTGGTGACGCGGACTCTGCGGCTCGGTCTCACCGGGTGGCCCGACCGAGCTGGTCGTTGCGGGCGGCCTGGGTCAACTGCTCCTTGAGGGTGCGGGAGTGCCGCCGGCTGACGGGCACGTCGCCGGCCGGTGTGCTGGCTACCAGGCCCGACGCCGACGTCACGTGCAGGTCGCGGACCCACGGGACCGCGACCAGGTAGCCGCGGTGCACGCGCACGAAGCCGGCGTGCGCCCAGACGTCCTCCAGGTAGGACAACGACAGCCGGATGAGGTGGGTGGCGCTGGCGGTGTGCAGCCGGACGTAGTCGCCGTGCGCCTCGACGAACTGGACGTCGTCGCGCCGCACGAAGACCGTGCGGCCGGCGAACTCGACCCGCACGACGTCGAGCTCGTCGTCTCCGGCGGGGGTGTCCCGCTCCCGCCGCTGGCGGGTGATCCGCCCGACCGCATCGGCGAGCCGTTCCTTCCTGACCGGTTTGAGCAGGTAGTCAACCGCGCCGATGCCGAACGCCTCGATCGCGTGGTCCTCCGAGGCGGTGACGAACACGATCGCGGGCGGCGCGGACAGCGCTCCCAGCACGCGGGCGACCTCCATACCGTCGAGGCCCGGCATCAGGATGTCGATGAACGCGGCGTCGAATCCGGTCGTGCCGAGCAGCTTCACGACACTGGCGCCGTCCTCCACCGCGGTGACCTCGCCGACCTCGGGCATCCTGCGCAGGAAAGATGCCAGCTCCTCGCGTGCGGACGCCTCGTCCTCCACAACGAGGACGCGTAGCGGTCCACTCATTCTGCAACCACCCCCCGCATGAACCGAGGTATCCGGATCATCACCTTTGTACCGCTTGCCGGTGCGGTCTCGATGACCAAGCCGTACTCGGGCCCGTAGACCTTGCGCAACCGCTGGTCGACGTTGGCCAGCCCGACGCCTTTCGCCGGCGGCCCGGTTCCGGCTAGTACGGACCGGGCGAGCTCCGGATCCATGCCGACGCCGTCGTCCTCGATCTCGATCACGCACAACGGCCCCTCGCCGAACCCGGACACGCTGATCCGGCCCTCACCGCCGGGCTTCTGCTCTAGTCCGTGCCGCACGGCGTTCTCCACGATCGGCTGGACCACCAGGAACGGGATCGCGACGGGCAGGACCTCCGGCGCGATCCGCACGGTGACATCGAAGCGGTCCCGGAACCGGGCGCGCTGCAGCTCCAGGTAGGTCTGGGTGGCCTGCAGCTCCGTTGCCACTGTTGCATAGTCACCCGCTGAGGAGAAGCTGTACCGCAGGTAGTCCGCGAAGTCGGACAGCAGCTCCCGGGCGCGGTCGGGTTCGGAGTGGATCAGCGCCGCGATGGCCGCGAGCGCGTTGTGCATGAAGTGCGGTGAGATCTGCGCCCGGAGACTGCGCAGGTCCGCCGCGGCGACTCGCTCGCGGGACATGCGCAGGTCAGCGTGGTCCAGGTGGTCCGACACCAGGCCGGCGACCTCGCTGAGCTCGCCCTGGGCGATGTCGCCGCTGACGACGAGGCAGCCGGCCAGGTCATCGGCGACGAACAATGGAGCCGCGGAGAGAGGAGGCTGCCGGCTCACCCCGCCCCGGCCGTACACCTGGGCGAGCAGCGCCTCAAGGTCGGTTTCGGGCGGCAGCGCGCCGTACTGGGTCACGGCTCCGTCGAGGTCGGCCAGGACGACGGCGTCGGCGTCCAGCAACTTTCCGAGGCGCCGGGCGGCGCTGCCCGCTCCCCGGCCGCGCAGGCCGTCGCGGAGATCGTCGTTGAGCTTGCGGAACTCCGAGAGCACGGAACGCCGATCGGTCCGCGCCACTGCGCGCCTCTCGGAAACGAGGCGGCCGGCCCCGCCCAACCACCCCCTGGACACGGCAATATTGTAGCCCGGATCACAGGTGGCGGCGGGGCCCGGCGCCACAACGTAGGGCGGTGCTGCCCCTGCTGGCGCCCGCACTGGGACTCCCCTCGCCGTTCAATGCCGCGGGTCCGTACCGGCACGGCGCAGGTACGGACCCGCCCGAGGTCAGTGCTTCTCGGCGCCCTCCGCTCCGGCACCGGTGAGCGACCGGACCTCCAGTACCGCGTGCCGCTCGCGGTTGCGCTCGCTCGACAGCAGTGTCCCGACGACGGCGCACAGCAGTCCCAGCGGGATGGAGACCAGTCCGGGGTTCTCCAGCGGGAACCAGGAGAAGTCCACCCCCGCGGGGAACAGGGATTCGCTCTCCCCCTGCTCGTTGACCTTGCCCGAGACCACCGGGGAGAAGACGACCAGCCCCACCGCGGCGACAAGGCCGCCGTAGATTCCGGCCACCGCGCCCGCCGTGTTGAACCGCTTCCAGGACAGGGACAGCAGCAGGGTGGGCAGGTTCGCCGAGGCCGCGATGGCGAAGGCGAGTGCCACCAGGAAGGCGACGTTCAGGTTCTGCGCGAAGATCGCCAGCCCGATCGCCGCCGCCCCGATCGCCGCCGCGGCGCCACGCGCCACGCGCATCTGCTCCCTAGGCGTCGCATTGCCGCGGCGGATGACGCTGGCGTAGAAGTCGTGCGCCAGCGAGGACGAGGACGCCAGGGTCAGTCCCGCGACGGTCGACAGGATCGCCGCGAAGGCCGCCGACGCGATCAACGCGAGCAGCACCGAGCCCAGTATGCTCCCGCCGATCTGCTGCCCGACCGCCTCGGCCACCTGCGGCGCCGCTGTGTTCCCTGAGGGGTCTTGGGCGGTGATCGCCTCGTGCCCGACGATGGCCGCCGCGCCGAAGCCCAGCACCAGCGTCAGGATGTAGAACAGCCCGATCAGGCCGATCGCCCAGTTCACCGACGTGCGCGCCGCCTTGGCGTTGGGCACGGTGTAGAAGCGGATCAGGATGTGCGGCAACCCGGCCGTACCCAGCACCAGGGCCAGGCCCAGGCTGATCAGGTCCAGCTTGCTCCACAGCGTGGCCCACGGGTCGCCGGCCACCTCCACTCCGTAGCGCAGCCCCGGCTCCAGGAACGCGCGCCCCTCACCGCTGGCCGCGGCGGCCTCGTTCATCAGCGCGCCGAAGTTGAACCCGTAGGTCGCCAGCACCAGCAGCGACAGCAGGGCCGCCCCGGACATCAGCACGCCGGCCTTGATGATCTGCACCCAGGTGGTGCCCTTCATCCCGCCCAGCGAGACGTAGACGATCATCAGGATGCCCACGACGACGATTCCGGCGATCTTCGCCTGGTCGGCGTCCATGCCCAGGAAGGTCTCGCCGCTCTTGATGCCCAGCAGCAGCGCGATGAGCGCACCCGCACCGACCATCTGGGCGAGCAGGTAGAAGATCGACACGGTGATGGTGGAAACCGCTGCGGCGGTGCGGACCGGACGTTGCCGCATCCGGAACGAGAGGACGTCGGCCATGGTGAACCGGCCGGAGTTGCGCAACCGCTCCGCGACCAGTAGCAGGGCCACCAGCCACGCCACCAGGAAGCCGATCGAGTAGAGGAAGCCGTCGTAGCCGAACAGCGCGATCATGCCCGCGATGCCCAGGAACGAGGCCGCCGACATGTAGTCACTGCCAATGGCAAGGCCGTTCTGCAGCCCGGAGAAGCCGCGGCCTCCGGCGTAGAAATCGGCCGCCGACTTGGTGCGCCGGCTGGCCACAACGGTGATGTACAGCGTCGCCGCCACCATCACCAGGAAGAGAACTATTGTCAGGCCGCGGCTGCTCGCCGCGGCGTCCGCCGCGAGGTTCACGACTGACCACCGTCCTTGCCGCTCGTCGCGGCGGCGCTCGCCGGGCGGCCGAGCTCGGTGAGGAGCTCCTCGGCCAGCGGGTCGAGACGCCGGGACGCGTAGCGCGAGTAGAGGATCGCGATCCCGAAGGTGCTGGCGAACTGCAGCACACCGAACACGAGCGCGACGTTGATCGGGCCGACCAGCACCGTCCCCATGACGTCGCGGGCATAAGCCGACATCAGGACGTACAGCAGGTACCAGGCCATGAAGGCGAGGCTCATGGGGAAGACGAAGACCCGCAGCCGCTTCTTGAGCTCGATGAAGCGCGGGTCGCTGTGCATTGCCACGGAGCGCGCGTCGAGGTCGTCCTCGATGCCACCCGGTCTGGGTGCTCCTTGTGATGTCGAAACCATACGGCGGACCTTTCTGGGGGATTCTCCCGTTGTGACGTGGGTTACGGGGAACCGTAAGGAGTCGCACCCCTGTGTGGTGGCGATCACGGGTGGGTACTCGGTGAACGCGGGTTTGGCGCGACGAGCGGCCCGCGGACCTGCGCTGAGCAGTCCGGATTTGCGCTGAGCGGTCGCCCTCCGTGATCTGGGCACGCGCGGCCACCTATCGGGGGTGGGCCGCCGGGCCGGTAGGGCCGGACCACGCGGCGCCGGCGGACCGCACGGCCCGCCAGCGGACCCGGAGACCGCGGCTGGGAGTCTCCGAGCCCGCCCTCGGGCGCGGTGTCAGTCCTCGTCAGCGCCGCCGCTGGCGATGCGGTCGCGCAGCGCGGTCATCACGCCCGGGTCGTTCAGCGTCGTGACGTCGCCAAGCTCGCGGTCCTGGACGGCGTCCCGGAGCAGCCGGCGCATGATCTTCCCGCTCCGGGTCTTGGGCAGATCGTCGGCCCAGATGATGCGGGACGGGCGGGCCAGCTTGCCGATCCGGGCGCTCACGTGCTCCCGGATGTCCGCCTCGGTCTCCGGGCTCCCCTGGACGCCGCCCCGCAGTGTCACGAACGCCACGATGGCCTCGCCGGTGATCTCGTCCGGTTCGGAGACGACCGCGGCCTCGGCGACCTTGTCGTGCGCGACGATCGCGGACTCCACCTCGCCACTGGAGAGCCGGTGCCCGGAGACGTTGAGAACGTCGTCCACCCGCCCGAGTACCCAGTAGTACCCGTCGGTGTCGCGGCGCGCGGAGTCCCCGACGGCGTACCTCTCGGGGCCGAACTCCGAGAAGTAGGCCCGCACGTAGCGCTCCTCCTCGCCGTAGAGCGTCCGCAGCATGCTCGGCCACGGCTCGGTGAGCACCAGCAGGCCCGTGCCTTCGGGCACGGTCTGCCCGGAGCTGTCGACGAGGTCGGCGCACACGCCCGGGACGGGGTGCGTGGCCGAGCCCGGCTTCGTCTCGGTGAGGCCGGGCAGTGGCGCGATCATGATCGACCCCGTCTCCGTCTGCCACCAGGTGTCCACGATGGGGCAGCGCTCCTGGCCGATCACGGTGTGGTACCAGAGCCAGGCCTTGGGGTTGATGGGTTCGCCGACGGTGCCCAGCAGCCGCAGTGACGACAGGTCGTGGCGGGCCGGGTACTCGGTACCCCAGCGCATGCAGGCGCGGATGGCGGTGGGCGCGGTATAGAGGATGCTGACGCCGTAGCGCTCGACGACCTCCCACCAGATGCCCGGGTGGGGGTAGTCGGCCGCGCCCTCGAACATCACGCTGGTCGCGCCGTTGGCGAGGGGGCCGTAGACGGCGTAGCTGTGCCCGGTGATCCACCCGACGTCGGCGGTGCACCAGTAGACGTCGCGTTCGGGGTCGAGGTCGAACACCAACCGGTGGGTGTAGCTGACTCCGGTCAGGTACCCGCCGGTGCTGTGCACGATGCCCTTGGGCTTACCGGTCGAGCCGGAGGAGTAGAGGATGAACAGGGGGTGCTCGGCCTCCATCGGCTCGGCCGGGCAGCTGGCGGCCGCGGTCGCCATGGCATCGTCGTAGTACACGTCGCGGCCCTCGCGCATCGGGCAGGGTTGCGCGGGGTCCGCACCCGCCCGGACGACCACCACGTGGGACAGGTCGGGCAGTTCCTCCAGTGCCGGGTCGAGCACGCTCTTGACCGCGTTCAGCTTGCCTTTGCGGCGCGCGTGGTCGGCGGTTACCAGCACCTTCGCACGCGAGACCGCCATCCGCTCGCGCACCGCCTCGGCGGAGAACCCGCCGAACACCACGTTGTGCACCGCCCCAATGCGCGCGCAGGCGAGCATCGCGACCGCGA includes the following:
- a CDS encoding solute symporter family protein produces the protein MNLAADAAASSRGLTIVLFLVMVAATLYITVVASRRTKSAADFYAGGRGFSGLQNGLAIGSDYMSAASFLGIAGMIALFGYDGFLYSIGFLVAWLVALLLVAERLRNSGRFTMADVLSFRMRQRPVRTAAAVSTITVSIFYLLAQMVGAGALIALLLGIKSGETFLGMDADQAKIAGIVVVGILMIVYVSLGGMKGTTWVQIIKAGVLMSGAALLSLLVLATYGFNFGALMNEAAAASGEGRAFLEPGLRYGVEVAGDPWATLWSKLDLISLGLALVLGTAGLPHILIRFYTVPNAKAARTSVNWAIGLIGLFYILTLVLGFGAAAIVGHEAITAQDPSGNTAAPQVAEAVGQQIGGSILGSVLLALIASAAFAAILSTVAGLTLASSSSLAHDFYASVIRRGNATPREQMRVARGAAAAIGAAAIGLAIFAQNLNVAFLVALAFAIAASANLPTLLLSLSWKRFNTAGAVAGIYGGLVAAVGLVVFSPVVSGKVNEQGESESLFPAGVDFSWFPLENPGLVSIPLGLLCAVVGTLLSSERNRERHAVLEVRSLTGAGAEGAEKH
- a CDS encoding DUF485 domain-containing protein, with product MVSTSQGAPRPGGIEDDLDARSVAMHSDPRFIELKKRLRVFVFPMSLAFMAWYLLYVLMSAYARDVMGTVLVGPINVALVFGVLQFASTFGIAILYSRYASRRLDPLAEELLTELGRPASAAATSGKDGGQS
- the acs gene encoding acetate--CoA ligase translates to MTEGASLDQRVAELATVESFEPPAAFRARAHATDAALFEKADQDRLAFWAEQARALDWEKPFSTVLNDTDAPFYRWFEDGTLNASYNCLDRHVAAGLGDRIAYHWRGEEGEERAISYADLLDSVQRFANALRDLGVRKGDVVGIYLPMVPEVAVAMLACARIGAVHNVVFGGFSAEAVRERMAVSRAKVLVTADHARRKGKLNAVKSVLDPALEELPDLSHVVVVRAGADPAQPCPMREGRDVYYDDAMATAAASCPAEPMEAEHPLFILYSSGSTGKPKGIVHSTGGYLTGVSYTHRLVFDLDPERDVYWCTADVGWITGHSYAVYGPLANGATSVMFEGAADYPHPGIWWEVVERYGVSILYTAPTAIRACMRWGTEYPARHDLSSLRLLGTVGEPINPKAWLWYHTVIGQERCPIVDTWWQTETGSIMIAPLPGLTETKPGSATHPVPGVCADLVDSSGQTVPEGTGLLVLTEPWPSMLRTLYGEEERYVRAYFSEFGPERYAVGDSARRDTDGYYWVLGRVDDVLNVSGHRLSSGEVESAIVAHDKVAEAAVVSEPDEITGEAIVAFVTLRGGVQGSPETEADIREHVSARIGKLARPSRIIWADDLPKTRSGKIMRRLLRDAVQDRELGDVTTLNDPGVMTALRDRIASGGADED
- a CDS encoding LytR/AlgR family response regulator transcription factor → MSGPLRVLVVEDEASAREELASFLRRMPEVGEVTAVEDGASVVKLLGTTGFDAAFIDILMPGLDGMEVARVLGALSAPPAIVFVTASEDHAIEAFGIGAVDYLLKPVRKERLADAVGRITRQRRERDTPAGDDELDVVRVEFAGRTVFVRRDDVQFVEAHGDYVRLHTASATHLIRLSLSYLEDVWAHAGFVRVHRGYLVAVPWVRDLHVTSASGLVASTPAGDVPVSRRHSRTLKEQLTQAARNDQLGRATR
- a CDS encoding sodium/solute symporter — translated: MTSFVAIGFVLAASLVIGIYGVRAARSTSDFLIASRKVSPGWNAMAIAGEYLSAASVLGLAGLVLKNGLGTLWYAVGFTAGYVAVVALVAGPMRRSGAFTVPDFAEYRLGSPRLRKLSGCIVLLIMLLYLVPQFKAAGLVLNLVSGTPYWVGVVLAGMVVSGSIAAGGMRSATYVQGFHYIIKLAFLAVPAVYLMVHAGADVRAEALEPDRVTEFGARTTVEFTVDTRLEVAEPTTVERAPGEGEPAQTERLGAETHDIAAGEELTFPAGARVPEPAGVPQLGGEQWSRPLLDIEEAGYPLLSTWSTLLALSLGAMGLPHVLMRFHTSPTARTARRVAAGVIALLGVFYLFPAIYGLLGRVLTPRLVLNDATDSVTVLLPSQVAPGAPGTVLTALVAAGAFGAFLSTSSGLLLALAGGLSHDLFSGSVPRLRVAVGVGTTVAVLVALPAFQVDINVLVGWAFAVAASTFCPLLVLGIWWRRLTLAGAAAGLVIGAASSTGAVAVSTVTSLDSGLFMLLLAQPAAWTVPLAFATMIGTSLLGTEPDWAEHALLRLHAP
- a CDS encoding ABC-ATPase domain-containing protein produces the protein MSGRYGGGDRRNGGRPDQQRRGRPDEPEIRGTRDAARLSAELRRMSGSSYGRYKSLKGEWDFGDFTLSIDRVQSDPFAPPSRISVRVPAAVAAMPEHAWRSPVRRRATADYLVRRAYRVLKGARLRIDSGGQEVIERASGRIDRGDLLLRLGIELPGHGRRIDARGAESELCERLPAMVDALRWEELDQEDAVAFADTVEDTVALRAELPSRGLVAFVADGSVLPRYSGVSDRPMDGSAVVPFTAPETLRVTVKLPHRGEVSGLGIPEGITLIVGGGFHGKSTLLHALERGVYDHVPGDGRELVATRPDAVKIRAEEGRRVERTDVSAFVRNLPTGSDTGDFRSDNASGSTSQAANISESLEAGSTTLLVDEDTTATNLMIRDTRMQALVHGDREPLIPFVDLVRPLHRHHGVSTVLVMGGSGDYFDVADNVVMLDGYRPYDVTERARALAAERTDATYHAPAHRIVDQRSVNANARGRSKIKRRDMDVLTFGESDIDVRHLAQLVDPGQIVGVGLALRMLSEDGLLGDDRTVAEALDALDDRLAREGVNALGSGFAGDYALPRRFEIAAALNRLRTLRVRALR
- a CDS encoding sensor histidine kinase; the protein is MARTDRRSVLSEFRKLNDDLRDGLRGRGAGSAARRLGKLLDADAVVLADLDGAVTQYGALPPETDLEALLAQVYGRGGVSRQPPLSAAPLFVADDLAGCLVVSGDIAQGELSEVAGLVSDHLDHADLRMSRERVAAADLRSLRAQISPHFMHNALAAIAALIHSEPDRARELLSDFADYLRYSFSSAGDYATVATELQATQTYLELQRARFRDRFDVTVRIAPEVLPVAIPFLVVQPIVENAVRHGLEQKPGGEGRISVSGFGEGPLCVIEIEDDGVGMDPELARSVLAGTGPPAKGVGLANVDQRLRKVYGPEYGLVIETAPASGTKVMIRIPRFMRGVVAE
- a CDS encoding proteasome assembly chaperone family protein — protein: MRDPADLYELRPGYELAKPVMLVVLDGFVDAGSVGKQAAEALFDAFDAEEVATFDVDRLVDYRARRPVMTFVENTWTEYEAPKLVLYLMHDTEGTPFLLLHGPEPDREWEAFADAVRDLVRRLSVSLTVSLHGIPMAVPHTRPSTVTPHATRPDLVAGHVPWIGRIQVPASAVSLLEFRMGDSGHDFIGYAVHVPSYLAQSEYPRAAIAALEYVNGATGLALPTGKLEENAESADAEIEEQVADSEEVQRVVANLERQYDDIMSARQSNDGTEPLLAGNESGLPTADELGAELERYLAEREGGGDA